In Acidobacteriota bacterium, one DNA window encodes the following:
- a CDS encoding ABC transporter ATP-binding protein encodes MIRTTDLWKTYVMGDEEIHALSGVTFEIKQGEYVAIIGPSGSGKSTLMNMIGCLDTPTKGEYWLNGKLVSQMDDDELAYIRNKEIGFVFQTFNLLPRATALHNVELPLIYNGTPSAERLEKAKKALESVELGQRMTHKPNELSGGQRQRVAIARALVNNPSIILADEPTGNLDSKTSVEIMALLERLHERGNTIIVVTHEPDIASHAHRVLTILDGQISKDERLK; translated from the coding sequence ATGATCCGCACGACGGATCTTTGGAAGACTTACGTGATGGGCGACGAAGAGATTCACGCTTTGAGCGGGGTTACGTTCGAGATCAAACAGGGCGAATACGTCGCCATCATCGGGCCTTCGGGGTCGGGCAAATCTACGCTGATGAATATGATCGGCTGTCTGGATACGCCTACCAAAGGCGAGTACTGGCTGAACGGCAAGCTGGTTTCGCAGATGGATGACGATGAACTGGCCTACATCCGCAACAAAGAGATCGGCTTCGTTTTCCAGACGTTCAACCTGTTGCCGCGCGCGACGGCGCTGCACAACGTTGAATTGCCGCTGATATACAACGGCACGCCCTCCGCCGAACGCCTCGAGAAAGCGAAGAAGGCGCTGGAATCGGTCGAATTGGGCCAGCGCATGACCCACAAACCCAACGAGCTTTCGGGCGGCCAGCGGCAACGCGTCGCCATCGCGCGCGCGCTGGTCAACAACCCTTCGATCATTCTGGCCGACGAACCGACCGGGAACCTCGATTCCAAGACCTCGGTTGAAATCATGGCCTTGCTCGAACGGCTGCACGAACGCGGCAATACGATCATCGTCGTCACGCACGAGCCGGACATTGCGTCCCATGCGCATCGCGTGCTGACGATTCTGGACGGACAGATTTCCAAGGACGAACGACTCAAGTAG
- a CDS encoding DUF1385 domain-containing protein — MKPEKEIIVGGQAVIEGVMMRAPHSYAVAVRRQDGQIVSKAEPLPKLDEKYPWLKIPVLRGSAVLIHSMALGIKALNFSATVAMEEQEAVEQQVQPAVKAAAATGVLMTTAHAIEAPEMLRAVAETEEKPKSSAAAATAAGSMVFALIFNVLLFIVLPLLVTNALFIYFGWGNAPQATFTADANAPWYQAGWHWLQAYMKPVRPSVSFNLLDGVIRMGLFLLMIWSFSRLQDIKRIFEYHGAEHKTVFAWEAGEELTVANARRHPRQHPRCGTSFLMVVMLVSIVLFSVVKFDALLLNMLTRIALMPLIAGISYEIIRAAGKKESSALFSLMTLPGLWLQNVTTQEPSDDQLEVAIYALKESLKLEPQEPLAVGS; from the coding sequence ATGAAACCTGAAAAAGAAATCATCGTCGGCGGTCAGGCCGTGATTGAAGGCGTGATGATGCGCGCGCCGCATTCCTATGCGGTGGCCGTGCGCCGGCAGGACGGCCAGATTGTCAGCAAAGCTGAACCGCTGCCGAAGTTGGATGAAAAATATCCCTGGCTCAAAATTCCCGTCTTGCGCGGCAGCGCAGTGCTGATCCATTCGATGGCGCTCGGCATCAAGGCGCTCAACTTTTCGGCAACCGTGGCGATGGAAGAGCAGGAAGCGGTCGAGCAGCAAGTCCAGCCTGCCGTCAAAGCCGCCGCTGCGACCGGCGTGCTGATGACAACGGCTCACGCTATCGAAGCACCCGAAATGCTCCGCGCAGTGGCAGAAACTGAAGAAAAGCCCAAGTCATCCGCCGCTGCCGCCACGGCTGCCGGTTCGATGGTTTTCGCACTCATCTTCAACGTGTTGCTCTTCATTGTGCTGCCGCTGTTGGTGACCAATGCGCTGTTTATCTATTTCGGCTGGGGCAATGCGCCGCAAGCCACTTTCACTGCCGATGCCAATGCGCCCTGGTATCAGGCTGGCTGGCACTGGTTGCAAGCTTACATGAAACCGGTGCGCCCCTCGGTTTCTTTCAATCTACTCGACGGCGTGATTCGCATGGGCCTGTTTTTGCTGATGATTTGGAGCTTTTCGCGGCTGCAAGACATCAAGCGCATCTTTGAATATCACGGTGCCGAGCACAAAACCGTCTTCGCCTGGGAAGCGGGCGAAGAGTTAACCGTCGCCAATGCGCGCCGCCATCCGCGCCAGCATCCGCGTTGCGGCACCAGCTTCTTGATGGTGGTGATGCTGGTTTCCATCGTGCTTTTCTCGGTCGTCAAATTCGACGCGCTGCTTTTGAATATGTTGACGCGCATCGCGCTGATGCCGTTGATCGCGGGCATCTCCTACGAAATCATCCGCGCGGCGGGCAAGAAAGAATCCAGCGCGCTGTTCTCGTTGATGACACTGCCTGGTCTCTGGCTGCAAAACGTGACGACACAAGAACCCTCCGACGACCAGTTAGAAGTGGCAATCTACGCCCTAAAAGAATCGTTAAAGCTGGAGCCCCAAGAACCGTTAGCAGTCGGCAGTTAG
- the prmC gene encoding peptide chain release factor N(5)-glutamine methyltransferase, with the protein MTIAEVLKEASAALRAAAVPNDLLDAQTLLAHALTCDRTHLIVHFNQQLTDEQQTSFTALIARRAAGEPLQYITGQQEFFGLPFLVTPAVLIPRPETEILVEEVIRLAQLHNWTNPVIVDAGTGSGCIAVTLARELEGAQVIATDISTTALAVARRNAALNGVAERVQFVQSDWLDAVPAEPLADFIVSNPPYVAAHEMPTLQREVREWEPALALTDQGDGLGCYRRLLADAPARLKPGGYFLCELGYTQSAAVSALADQTIWTEPQMLDDLQGIPRTLVLRRR; encoded by the coding sequence ATGACCATCGCTGAAGTCTTAAAAGAAGCCAGCGCCGCCTTGCGCGCCGCCGCTGTTCCCAACGACCTGCTTGACGCGCAAACGCTGCTCGCCCACGCGCTCACTTGCGACCGCACGCATCTGATCGTGCATTTCAACCAGCAACTCACTGACGAACAACAAACCAGCTTCACCGCCTTGATCGCGCGCCGCGCCGCAGGCGAACCATTGCAATATATCACCGGCCAGCAGGAATTTTTCGGCTTGCCGTTTCTGGTTACGCCCGCCGTGCTAATTCCCCGCCCCGAAACCGAGATTCTCGTCGAAGAAGTCATTCGCCTCGCTCAACTGCACAACTGGACGAATCCGGTGATTGTGGATGCGGGCACCGGTTCGGGCTGCATCGCCGTAACGCTGGCGCGCGAATTGGAAGGCGCGCAAGTCATTGCCACGGACATCTCGACCACAGCGCTCGCCGTGGCGCGCCGCAATGCCGCATTGAATGGTGTGGCTGAGCGCGTGCAGTTCGTGCAAAGCGATTGGCTCGACGCAGTGCCAGCGGAACCCTTAGCCGACTTCATTGTCTCCAACCCGCCTTATGTCGCCGCGCACGAAATGCCGACGCTGCAACGCGAAGTGCGCGAGTGGGAACCGGCGCTGGCGCTCACCGATCAAGGTGATGGTTTGGGCTGTTATCGCCGGTTGCTGGCAGATGCTCCGGCGCGACTGAAGCCGGGCGGTTACTTCCTGTGTGAGTTGGGTTATACGCAATCGGCGGCGGTCAGTGCGTTGGCGGATCAAACCATCTGGACGGAGCCGCAGATGCTTGACGATTTGCAGGGCATTCCGCGCACGTTGGTGTTGCGGCGACGATAG
- the rpmE gene encoding 50S ribosomal protein L31: protein MKPNTHPNYQECKVVCACGSTWTTRSTRKELHVEICSTCHPFYTGKQKLVDTAGRVERFQKRYAKKAEPKAEPKAEPVA, encoded by the coding sequence ATGAAACCCAATACCCATCCTAACTATCAGGAATGCAAAGTCGTCTGCGCGTGCGGTTCGACTTGGACGACGCGCTCGACACGCAAAGAACTACACGTGGAAATCTGTTCGACCTGCCATCCCTTTTACACCGGCAAACAAAAGCTGGTGGACACGGCGGGCCGCGTTGAACGATTCCAAAAACGCTATGCTAAAAAGGCGGAGCCAAAGGCGGAACCAAAAGCGGAACCAGTGGCATAG
- the prfA gene encoding peptide chain release factor 1: protein MFDKLEAIERTYEELTQQMTDNDVISDQTRYTKIAKQHRDLEAIVEKYREMKKFDNDIAGARQLLAETTEAEMRELAELELAENEVNRVRVEEELKVLLLPKDPNDEKNVIFEVRAGTGGEEACLFAAEIMRMYARYAERHGWKFQITDISETGLGGIQKAEAIIEGDKVYSKLKHESGVHRVQRVPQTETSGRIHTSAVTVAVLPEAEDVDVKIDAKDIRTDTFCSSGPGGQSVNTTYSAVRLTHLPTGLVVSMQDEKSQIKNREKAMRVLRSRLYEIEQQKQHDAIAAERRSMVGSGDRSEKIRTYNFKENRVTDHRIGLTLHQLDLIMEGGLDELINSTVAFFQAEKLKQETERQVAGV, encoded by the coding sequence ATGTTCGACAAACTTGAAGCCATCGAAAGAACCTACGAAGAGTTGACCCAGCAGATGACCGACAACGACGTCATCTCTGATCAGACGCGCTACACCAAGATCGCCAAGCAGCACCGCGACCTCGAAGCGATTGTCGAGAAATACCGCGAGATGAAGAAATTCGACAATGACATCGCGGGCGCGCGCCAGTTGCTCGCCGAAACGACCGAAGCTGAGATGCGCGAACTGGCCGAACTCGAACTTGCCGAAAATGAGGTGAACCGCGTCAGGGTCGAAGAGGAATTGAAAGTCCTGTTGCTGCCCAAAGATCCCAACGACGAAAAGAACGTCATCTTTGAAGTCCGCGCCGGCACGGGCGGCGAAGAGGCTTGTTTATTCGCGGCGGAAATCATGCGGATGTATGCCCGCTACGCCGAACGCCACGGCTGGAAATTCCAAATCACGGACATTTCCGAAACAGGTCTCGGCGGCATTCAAAAGGCCGAAGCCATCATCGAAGGCGACAAGGTTTACTCCAAACTCAAACACGAATCCGGCGTCCATCGCGTCCAGCGGGTGCCGCAAACCGAAACCAGCGGACGCATTCACACCTCCGCCGTCACTGTCGCCGTGCTGCCCGAAGCCGAAGACGTGGACGTAAAAATTGACGCCAAGGACATCCGCACCGACACCTTCTGCTCCTCCGGCCCCGGCGGCCAATCGGTCAACACGACTTATTCTGCGGTGCGCCTGACACACTTGCCCACCGGCCTCGTCGTTTCGATGCAGGATGAAAAGTCGCAGATCAAGAACCGCGAGAAAGCCATGCGCGTGCTGCGTTCGCGGCTCTACGAAATCGAGCAGCAGAAACAGCACGACGCCATCGCCGCCGAACGCCGTTCGATGGTCGGAAGCGGCGACCGTTCCGAAAAGATTCGCACCTACAATTTCAAAGAGAACCGCGTCACCGATCACCGCATCGGCCTGACGCTGCATCAACTCGATTTGATTATGGAAGGCGGGCTGGATGAGTTGATCAATTCGACGGTGGCGTTCTTCCAGGCAGAGAAATTGAAGCAGGAGACCGAGCGGCAAGTCGCGGGCGTGTAA
- a CDS encoding phosphoglyceromutase — protein MKTKDTLRILVFLFALTLAAAAQTKTENVILITFDGARTQEIFGGLDLDILKDKTKRGKVEDSALYKKYWADTPAARREKLMPFFWGTLLKQYGSIAGNRSLNSAVMTTNKMWFSYPGYSEILTGQAHDDVINSNDRNRNPNTSVLEFLKRKLKLNQNQVALFGSWDVFNWIGEHEEGAVTINAGHEPYPSTDPEIKVLSKLQNERLSPWDSVRFDYFTVRFALAHMQKYQPRVVHIALGETDDWAHGGEYAHVLDSFAHNDQQIKAIWEYLQRTPRYQGKTSILFTTDHGRGKTIRDWTDHGEKVPEAQYIWMAFVSPDSALRGEWKDAETIYQNQAAATLCRWLGFDYSENNPQAGKPVARLFGK, from the coding sequence ATGAAAACCAAAGACACCCTACGCATCCTCGTTTTCCTCTTCGCCCTGACCCTGGCTGCCGCCGCGCAAACCAAAACCGAAAACGTCATCCTGATCACCTTCGACGGCGCGCGCACGCAGGAGATTTTTGGCGGCCTCGACCTCGACATCCTCAAAGACAAAACCAAACGCGGCAAAGTCGAGGACTCCGCGCTTTATAAAAAATACTGGGCCGACACGCCTGCGGCACGCCGCGAAAAGTTGATGCCCTTTTTCTGGGGCACGCTGCTGAAGCAATACGGTTCGATTGCCGGGAATCGCAGTTTGAACAGCGCCGTGATGACGACCAACAAAATGTGGTTTTCCTATCCCGGCTATTCCGAAATCCTCACGGGGCAGGCGCACGACGACGTCATCAACAGCAACGACCGCAACCGCAATCCGAACACCAGCGTGCTCGAATTCCTCAAACGCAAGCTCAAGCTCAATCAAAACCAGGTCGCGCTGTTCGGTTCGTGGGATGTGTTCAACTGGATCGGCGAACACGAAGAAGGCGCGGTGACGATCAATGCCGGGCACGAGCCATATCCTTCGACCGACCCGGAAATCAAAGTGCTGAGCAAGCTGCAAAACGAACGGCTCAGTCCCTGGGATAGCGTGCGCTTCGATTACTTCACCGTGCGCTTTGCGCTGGCGCACATGCAAAAGTATCAGCCCCGCGTCGTGCACATCGCGCTGGGCGAAACCGACGATTGGGCGCACGGCGGCGAATACGCGCACGTGCTCGATTCGTTCGCGCACAACGATCAACAGATCAAAGCGATTTGGGAGTACCTGCAACGCACGCCGCGTTATCAGGGCAAAACTTCGATTCTGTTCACCACCGATCACGGGCGCGGCAAAACCATCCGCGACTGGACGGATCACGGCGAGAAAGTCCCCGAAGCGCAATACATCTGGATGGCTTTCGTCAGCCCGGACAGCGCGCTGCGTGGCGAATGGAAGGATGCCGAAACGATTTACCAGAATCAGGCCGCCGCGACGCTCTGCCGCTGGCTGGGATTCGATTACAGCGAGAACAATCCGCAGGCCGGGAAGCCGGTGGCGCGTTTGTTTGGTAAGTAG
- a CDS encoding pyridoxal phosphate-dependent aminotransferase — protein sequence MQLAQRMQAVQAPIIPVVAELIRQTPGTISLGQGVVFYEPPPQIYTAVQELQQRPDLHKYQPVYGVPALVEQIAGKLRIENGIEVGQDNRIVVTAGGNMAFMNAVLALCDPGDEVILPAPYYFNHEMAITMANCTPVLVPTDANYQLQPDLIAAAITPKTRALVTVSPNNPTGAVYPEQALRAVNELCRARGLYHISDEAYEYFTYDDARHFSPASIAGSGAHTLSLYSLSKGYGFASWRIGWMVIPEHLFEAVNKVQDTILICPPVVSQLAALSAMQVGRSYSAAYLAQLAEVRLAVLRELAQLAPHCQVPPAEGAFYFYLKLATSLPPLALVERLIREFRVAAIPGNAFGSAGCYLRISYGALQPETVRAGVGRLVHGVKTILGE from the coding sequence ATGCAGCTAGCGCAACGCATGCAGGCCGTTCAAGCGCCGATCATTCCGGTCGTCGCTGAGCTGATCCGGCAAACCCCCGGGACGATTTCGCTGGGGCAGGGGGTGGTCTTTTATGAACCGCCGCCACAGATTTACACCGCCGTGCAAGAATTGCAGCAGCGTCCCGACTTGCACAAATACCAGCCGGTTTATGGCGTGCCTGCCTTGGTTGAACAGATTGCCGGCAAATTGCGCATTGAAAACGGCATCGAGGTCGGCCAGGACAATCGCATCGTGGTGACGGCGGGCGGCAATATGGCGTTTATGAATGCCGTGCTGGCGCTTTGCGATCCGGGCGACGAAGTCATTCTGCCCGCGCCTTACTATTTCAATCACGAAATGGCCATCACGATGGCGAATTGTACGCCGGTACTCGTGCCGACCGACGCGAATTACCAATTGCAGCCGGATTTGATCGCCGCCGCCATTACCCCCAAGACGCGCGCGCTTGTGACCGTCTCGCCGAACAATCCGACCGGGGCGGTTTATCCCGAACAGGCCCTGCGCGCCGTCAACGAACTCTGCCGCGCGCGCGGCCTCTATCACATCAGCGATGAGGCGTATGAGTATTTCACCTATGATGATGCCCGCCACTTTTCACCGGCTTCGATTGCCGGGAGCGGCGCGCATACGCTTTCGCTTTATTCCTTGTCGAAAGGCTACGGCTTTGCCAGTTGGCGGATCGGCTGGATGGTGATTCCTGAACATCTTTTCGAGGCCGTCAACAAGGTGCAGGATACGATCCTGATCTGTCCGCCGGTGGTCTCACAACTTGCCGCCCTGAGTGCCATGCAGGTGGGCCGCAGCTACAGCGCGGCCTATCTGGCCCAGTTGGCGGAGGTGCGGTTGGCCGTGCTGCGTGAACTGGCGCAGCTTGCGCCGCATTGCCAGGTTCCGCCCGCCGAGGGGGCCTTCTATTTTTATCTGAAGCTGGCGACGTCGCTGCCTCCGTTGGCGCTGGTCGAACGGCTCATCCGCGAATTCCGCGTGGCCGCCATTCCCGGCAACGCGTTTGGCAGTGCGGGTTGTTACTTGCGCATTTCGTATGGCGCGTTGCAGCCGGAGACGGTCAGGGCAGGGGTTGGGCGGTTAGTACACGGCGTGAAAACGATTTTAGGAGAATAA
- a CDS encoding TonB-dependent receptor, whose amino-acid sequence MKLNYTLQRLTRLSAAALLCCLFAPLAYGQFDTATVVGTVRDASGAVLPKANVTVKNTATGITHTVQTDEEGNYQINNVKIGVYTISAEAAGFSKAVAENVQVNVGARLRVDLAMKAGAVTDTVTVSADSAQLLQSESSDRGQIINREQIVNLPLNGRAYADLALLSPGVRRSALATLENGARDASFNVNGLRSSLNNFIIDGVDNNSYGTSNQGFSNQVVQASPDAVQEFKVQTNNFSAEFGRAGGAVINAAIRSGTNEFHGTAYEFLRNTSLNAVGFFKPTRGFKPVLLQNQFGGTIGGPIIHDKTFFFADYEGFRRIIRTLQFGTVPTAAQRAGQLAVPVRNPFTGTVYADGNIPANEITPFAKSVLAALALPVTNPTATGVGSNNYENLPRSKFYNDKFDLKLDHTFNSKLNGFVRVSHRKVNNYEAPVIPGPVFSGERNAFIYVLNQQLAGGVTYNLSSNSIVEFRLGISRTQAGKHPTGLGDPNFLLPGLPTDPTIGGGLNSQAISGFTQIGRQSSNPQHQDPFIWNPRVNYTQVLGRHSLKAGYEYQRINTEVEDFAPKYGQDAYSGQFSRPTTVTGSNNIYNFADFLFGARSQYQLANFFLAQYRQRMHFAYLQDDFKVNQKLTLNLGVRYEFATPQYEDKNQLTNFDPVAKKLIFASSGSLYNRALVNPDRNNWSPRLGLAYNLTPKTVIRGGYGISYIHFNRLGGENLLAFNLPQIIGVTIDQAITSPLCTGDNFLNCFRPTQAGYPAGLISPARATTLTTRTNFSPAETRTGYVQSWHLTVQRELMKGLLLDVGYVGNHSVKLVALGDYNQARTVTAEEIRLSNLPTTDPNRKALPSLQSRRPLADFGFVQASFNAGFANYHALQIKLERRFSQGLYLLNSFTWSKAIDNVAGHLETQSGDNSRLNIRNIGADKGLSNYNQPLNNTTSVVYDLPFGKGRKLANSSTALDYLIGGWRATLINTLNSGLPVNLFYNAVSGFSVGGQATLRPNLTGQPLRSPGVDPNDYLNVAGVSIPTGDQLFGSASRNIVRGPGFAQTDLGLHKAFPVWKERTKLEFRMEAFNLFNHTNFGAPDPTATNARTATGGYGTIRTTFPARQLQFALKLIF is encoded by the coding sequence ATGAAGTTGAATTACACCTTGCAACGCTTGACGCGCCTGTCTGCCGCTGCGTTGCTATGCTGCCTGTTTGCGCCGCTGGCGTATGGGCAATTTGATACCGCGACGGTCGTAGGTACCGTGCGCGACGCCTCGGGTGCGGTGCTGCCCAAAGCCAATGTGACGGTCAAAAACACGGCGACCGGCATTACCCATACCGTGCAAACGGACGAAGAAGGCAATTACCAGATCAATAACGTCAAGATCGGCGTTTACACGATCAGCGCCGAAGCCGCGGGCTTTTCCAAAGCTGTGGCCGAAAATGTTCAGGTCAATGTCGGCGCGCGCCTGCGCGTGGATTTGGCGATGAAGGCCGGCGCGGTGACTGACACCGTTACGGTCTCAGCCGATAGCGCGCAACTGCTCCAATCCGAATCGAGCGACCGCGGCCAGATCATCAACCGCGAACAGATCGTCAATCTGCCGCTGAATGGCCGCGCTTATGCCGATCTGGCATTGCTCTCACCCGGCGTGCGGCGTTCGGCGCTGGCGACGCTGGAAAATGGCGCGCGCGATGCTTCGTTCAACGTCAATGGGCTGCGCTCATCGCTCAATAACTTCATTATTGACGGCGTAGACAACAACTCATACGGCACCAGCAATCAGGGCTTTTCCAATCAGGTCGTGCAGGCTTCGCCCGACGCCGTGCAGGAATTCAAAGTCCAGACCAACAACTTCAGCGCCGAATTCGGGCGCGCGGGCGGCGCGGTGATCAACGCCGCAATTCGCAGCGGCACCAATGAATTTCACGGCACGGCCTACGAATTCCTGCGCAATACGTCGCTCAACGCGGTCGGCTTTTTCAAACCGACGCGCGGATTCAAACCCGTCCTGCTTCAGAATCAGTTCGGTGGCACCATCGGCGGTCCGATCATTCACGATAAGACCTTCTTTTTCGCCGATTACGAAGGCTTCCGCCGCATCATTCGCACGCTGCAATTCGGCACCGTGCCGACGGCGGCGCAGCGCGCGGGACAGTTGGCGGTGCCCGTGCGGAATCCGTTCACCGGCACGGTCTATGCCGACGGCAACATCCCGGCGAACGAAATCACGCCTTTTGCCAAGAGCGTGCTGGCTGCGCTGGCTCTGCCGGTGACCAATCCGACCGCGACTGGCGTCGGTTCGAACAACTATGAGAACCTGCCGCGTAGCAAGTTTTATAACGACAAATTCGACCTCAAGCTCGATCACACCTTCAATAGCAAACTGAATGGTTTCGTGCGCGTCAGCCACCGCAAGGTGAACAATTATGAAGCGCCGGTCATTCCCGGGCCGGTCTTCAGCGGCGAACGTAACGCCTTCATTTATGTGTTGAACCAGCAACTCGCCGGCGGCGTGACCTATAACCTATCCAGCAATTCAATCGTGGAATTCCGGCTCGGCATTTCGCGCACCCAAGCGGGCAAGCACCCGACCGGTTTGGGCGATCCGAACTTTCTGTTGCCGGGCTTGCCGACCGATCCGACCATTGGCGGCGGTTTGAACTCGCAGGCCATCAGCGGTTTCACGCAGATTGGCCGTCAATCGTCCAACCCGCAGCATCAAGACCCGTTCATCTGGAACCCGCGCGTCAACTACACGCAGGTGCTGGGCCGCCACAGTTTGAAGGCCGGTTACGAATACCAACGGATCAACACCGAGGTCGAAGACTTCGCTCCGAAATACGGGCAGGATGCTTACAGCGGTCAATTCAGCCGCCCGACCACGGTAACGGGGAGCAACAACATCTACAACTTCGCCGATTTCCTGTTTGGCGCGCGCAGCCAATATCAGTTGGCGAATTTCTTTCTGGCGCAATACCGCCAGCGCATGCATTTCGCTTACTTGCAGGACGATTTCAAGGTGAATCAAAAGCTGACGCTCAACCTGGGGGTGCGCTACGAATTCGCCACACCACAGTACGAAGACAAGAACCAGTTGACCAACTTCGATCCGGTGGCGAAGAAGCTGATCTTCGCCAGCAGCGGCTCACTTTACAATCGCGCGTTGGTCAATCCCGACCGCAACAATTGGTCGCCGCGCCTGGGGCTGGCTTACAACCTGACGCCGAAGACGGTGATTCGCGGCGGCTACGGCATCAGCTACATCCACTTCAACCGGCTGGGCGGCGAAAACCTGCTGGCCTTCAACCTGCCGCAAATCATCGGCGTGACGATTGATCAGGCGATTACGTCGCCGCTTTGCACGGGCGACAACTTCCTGAACTGCTTCCGCCCGACGCAGGCCGGTTATCCGGCGGGGCTGATTTCGCCGGCGCGCGCCACCACCTTGACGACGCGCACCAACTTCTCGCCCGCCGAAACGCGGACGGGTTACGTGCAAAGCTGGCATCTGACCGTGCAGCGTGAATTGATGAAGGGCTTGCTGCTGGACGTGGGCTACGTCGGCAATCACAGCGTCAAACTGGTTGCGCTGGGCGATTACAACCAGGCGCGGACAGTGACGGCGGAAGAGATTCGCTTGTCGAATTTGCCGACGACCGATCCCAACCGCAAAGCGCTCCCGTCGCTCCAATCACGCCGCCCGCTGGCTGATTTCGGTTTCGTGCAGGCTTCGTTCAATGCCGGCTTTGCGAATTACCACGCCTTGCAGATCAAGCTGGAACGGCGGTTCAGCCAGGGTCTGTACCTGCTCAACTCCTTCACCTGGTCGAAGGCGATTGATAACGTCGCCGGTCATTTGGAAACGCAATCGGGCGACAACTCGCGCCTGAACATTCGCAACATCGGTGCTGACAAGGGGCTATCGAATTACAACCAACCGCTCAACAACACGACCAGCGTGGTGTATGACTTGCCGTTCGGCAAAGGCCGAAAGCTGGCCAATAGTTCAACCGCGCTCGATTACCTCATCGGCGGCTGGCGTGCGACGCTCATCAACACCCTGAACAGCGGGCTGCCCGTCAATCTGTTCTACAACGCAGTTTCTGGTTTCAGCGTCGGTGGTCAGGCGACCCTGCGCCCGAACCTGACGGGGCAGCCGTTGCGCAGCCCCGGCGTTGACCCGAACGATTATCTGAACGTCGCGGGAGTTTCCATCCCCACCGGCGACCAGTTATTCGGCAGCGCCAGCCGCAACATCGTGCGGGGGCCTGGCTTCGCGCAAACCGATCTGGGCTTGCACAAAGCGTTCCCGGTCTGGAAAGAGCGCACCAAGCTGGAATTCCGTATGGAAGCCTTCAATCTCTTCAACCATACCAACTTCGGCGCGCCCGACCCCACTGCAACGAATGCGCGCACGGCAACTGGCGGTTACGGCACCATCCGTACCACTTTCCCGGCGCGACAGCTTCAGTTCGCGTTGAAGCTGATTTTCTAA